A window of the Podospora bellae-mahoneyi strain CBS 112042 chromosome 6, whole genome shotgun sequence genome harbors these coding sequences:
- a CDS encoding hypothetical protein (EggNog:ENOG503P0G1; COG:S), whose product MSVEIWPRIAPEELKVAIRECEERELGWLVQELHETLTNLKHGLEDCYALLAPIDPGSTLVLSTPRNEIVKGTITRVGTRIVKGTIHLRLRTLPQQTISINPDHPIHLGPLTTLHTLLTHSIDLLNLTLSYSYPTESSPTLDKNTSSPQFLSAQLRLLSQSFTESLAILKGPPLLNSDPSWTSRSAAPSHFIPPLTIPSNSSHNQSSHPCLSFHLTIQDSSLVLWLRTLEPAHAPVHFSTKLALAIGTARRLEHDEAERVFGYCCTGGDLTGLPHIHNSNHDPNIPLAPVLSGTRRKEVEVYVREKVRVESADPSLMSLTAKLTALTHTLSLARRNLAAVMGEEMED is encoded by the exons ATGTCTGTCGAAATCTGGCCTCGAATTGCGCCAGAAGAACTTAAGGTCGCCATTAGGGAATGTGAA GAACGCGAACTCGGCTGGCTTGTTCAAGAGCTCCACgaaaccctcaccaacctcaagcaTGGCCTCGAAGATTGCTATGCGCTCCTTGCGCCCATCGATCCCGGATCTACTCTGGTGTTGAGCACCCCTCGAAATGAGATAGTAAAGGGCACCATCACCCGTGTCGGAACGCGCATTGTcaagggg ACCATCCACCTTCGTCTGCGCACCCTTCCTCAGCAAACAATAAGCATCAACCCCGACCATCCCATACACCTCGGCCCGCTTACTACCCTCCACACTTTGCTTACCCACTCGATCGACCTCCTCAATTTGACCCTCAGTTACTCGTACCCAACCGagtcctcgccaaccttggACAAGAAtacatcctccccccagtTTCTGTCGGCCCAGCTGCGCCTCCTCTCGCAGTCCTTTACAGAGTCCCTCGCCATTCTCAAAGGGCCGCCTCTTCTCAACTCGGATCCCTCTTGGACCTCTCGCTCCGCAGCGCCCTCCCACTTCATCCCGCCCTTgaccatcccctccaacagcTCGCACAACCAGTCCTCTCATCCTTGCCTGTCCTTCCACCTCACCATTCAGGACTCAAGTCTGGTCCTCTGGCTCCGAACCCTCGAACCCGCCCACGCCCCTGTACACTTTAGCACTAAGCTTGCCCTCGCCATTGGCACCGCCCGCCGTCTCGAACACGACGAAGCCGAGCGGGTTTTCGGGTACTGCTGCACAGGTGGCGACTTGACCGGGCTACCGCACATTCACAATAGCAACCACGATCCAAACATTCCCTTGGCGCCGGTGCTCTCAGGCACCCGAAGAAAAGAGGTCGAGGTGTATGTGAGGGAAAAGGTCAGGGTCGAGAGTGCGGATCCCAGTCTCATGAGTTTGACAGCCAAGCTCACGGCTCTGACGCATACGCTGagcttggcgaggaggaatcTGGCAGCTGTCATGGGGGAAGAAATGGAGGATTAG